Sequence from the Cellulomonas fimi ATCC 484 genome:
GACACGTTGAACGCGACCTCCGCCTCCTCGGGCGCCTCGCCGACGAGCCGGTCGTAGCGCGCGACGCCGATGATGTGCTCGACGCCGTCCTGGTCGTCGGCGACCGCCACGAGCGCGACCCGGTCGACGTGGTCGACCGTGACCAGCCGGTGCAGCTCGCGCTCCGGGAGCCGCTCCATGTGCGCGAAGAAGCGCAGGTAGGTGGACCGCTCCGACTGCGCGACGTGGAACGCCTGGAGCGCGCCGGCGTCGGATGGGCGGATGGGGCGCACGTGCGTGGTCGACCCGTCGGCGAGGACGACGTCGGCCTCCCACGCGGCCGGGTAGCCGTGGGCCTCCCGGGCGGGTGCGCCGTCCTCGTCGACGTCTGCCATGCGGGCCAGGCTAGCGCCGTGCGCGCGGCCGCCGGGCTCGTCCGCGCGCCGCGGCCGTCGGGACCCGCGCGAGGGGCGACAATGGTCGGCGCACACCACCGGACCGAGGAGCACCAACGCATGGCGCGTCGCCCCGCGACCCCCGACCTACCCCCCGAGGACCTCGTCGAGAAGATCGTCGACATCGACGTCGCCTCCGAGATGGAGGGCTCGTTCCTCGAGTACGCGTACTCGGTGATCTACTCGCGCGCGCTGCCCGACGCACGCGACGGCCTCAAGCCCGTGCAGCGGCGCATCCTGTTCCAGATGGCCGACATGGGCCTGCGTCCGGACCGCCCGTACGTGAAGTCGGCGCGCGTCGTCGGCGAGGTCATGGGCAAGCTGCACCCCCACGGCGACGCGCCGATCTACGACGCGATGGTCCGGCTCGCGCAGTCGTTCGCGCTGCGGCTGCCGCTCGTCGACGGGCACGGCAACTTCGGCTCGCTGGACGACGGGCCCGCCGCCCCGCGGTACACCGAGGCCCGCCTTGCGCCGTCGGCGACCGCGATGACGACAGGCCTCGACGAGGACGTCGTCGACTTCGTCCCGAACTACGACAACAAGCTCACCCAGCCCGAGGTGCTGCCCGCCGCGATCCCGAACCTGCTGGTCAACGGCGCCGCGGGCATCGCGGTCGGCATGGCGACCAACATGGCGCCGCACAACCTCGTCGAGGTGGTCGCGGCCGCGCGGCACCTGGTGCTGCACCCGGAGGCGACGCTCGACGAGCTCATGCGGTTCGTGCCGGGCCCAGACCTGCCGACGGGCGGCAAGATCGTCGGCCTCGACGGCGTGCGCGACGCCTACCGGACGGGCCGCGGCGCGTTCAAGACGCGCGCGACCGCGGTCGTCGAGAACGTGACGCCGCGCCGCAAGGGCATCGTCATCACCGAGCTGCCGTACATGGTCGGCCCCGAGAAGGTCATCGAGAAGATCAAGGAGGGCGTGCAGAGCAAGAAGCTCTCGGGCATCTCCGACGCGGTCGACCTGACCGACCGCCAGCACGGCCTGCGCCTCGTCATCGAGGTCAAGACGGGCTTCCACCCGGAGGCCGTGCTCGAGCAGCTCTACCGGTACACGCCGCTCGAGGACTCGTTCTCGATCAACAACGTCGCGCTCGTCGACGGCCAGCCGCGCACCCTGGGCCTGCGCGAGCTGCTGCAGGTCTGGGTCGACCACCGCGTCGCCGTGGTGCGCCGCCGCTCGCAGCACCGCCTCACCAAGCGCCAGGAACGCCTGCACCTCGTCGAGGGCCTGCTGGTCGCGATCCTCGACATCGACGAGGTCATCCAGGTCATCCGCACGTCGGACGACGCGGAGAGCGCCCGCACGCGGCTGCAGACCGTGTTCGACCTGTCCGAGCTGCAGGCCGAGTACATCCTCGAGCTGCGCCTGCGCCGCCTGACCAAGTTCTCCCGCCTCGAGCTCGAGCGCGAGAAGGAGCAGCTGCTCGCCGAGATCGCGGAGCTCGAGGCGATCCTCGCCGACGACCGCCGCCTGCGGACCCTGGTGTCCGACGAGATGGCGGAGGTCGCCGCGACCTACGGCACGCCGCGCCGCACGATCCTGCTGGAGTCGGCGGGGGGCTCGTCGGTCACGGGTGCCCCGGCGGCGCGCGCGTCCGCGACGCCGCTCGAGATCGAGGACTCGCCGTGCTGGGCCTTGCTGTCCGGCACGGGCCTGCTCGCCCGGACCGCCGACGGGGACGCCCCGCGCCGGACGGCCGACGCGCGCCGGGCGAAGCACGACGTCCTCGCGTCGGCGGTCGCGACGACGGCACGCGCCGACATCGGTGCCGTCACCTCGCGCGGCCGCATGGTGCGCCTGTCGGTGCTGGACCTGCCCGCGCTGCCGCCCACGGACGGGCCCCCGTCGCTGTCCGGCGGCGTACCGCTCGGCGAGGTCGTCTCGCTGCAGCCCGGCGAGCGGGTCGTCGCGCTCGCGTCGCTGGCGGACGACGCGCCGACCCTCGCGCTGGCCACCGCGCAGGGCACCGTGAAGCGCGTCGCTCCCGGCGACGCACCGGGCAACAGGGACGAGTGGGTCGTCATCGCGCTGCGGGACGACGACAGCGTCGTCGGGGCCGTCGCGGTCGCGGACGACGACGAGCTCGTGCTCGTGAGCTCCGACTCCTCGCTGCTGCACTTCCCCGCGTCCGCCGTGCGCCCCCAGGGTCGCGCCGCGGGCGGCATGGCGGGGATCAAGCTCGCCGCCGGGCAGCGGGTCGTCGCCTTCGCGGCGGTGCGGCCCGACGCCGTCGCCGACGCGGTGGTCGTCACCGTCTCGGGGTCGTCGAGCGCGCTGCCCGGGACCCAGGCCGGCAACGCGAAGGTCAGCCCGTTCGAGACCTACCCCGGCAAGGGCCGCGCGACGGGCGGCGTCCGCTCGCACCGGTTCCTCAAGGGCGAGGACACCCTCCTGCTCGCCTGGGTCGGGGCCGGCCCCGCGTGGGCGGCGGGGTCGGGCGGGCAGCCGATCGACCTGCCGACGCCGGACCCGCGCCGCGACGGCTCGGGCACCCCGCTGGCCGCGCCGGTGCACACCGTCGGCTGACGGTCGGCTCACACGCCGGTCGCGGGCACGCGCCGCGTCGTGCGACGCGTGCCCGGCCCAGGCGCCGGCGCGGGTCAGACGACGAGCGCCACCACGTTGTCGGGCAGCGCGCCGGGCGACCGGACGACCGCCGGCGGCGGCGGCGACAGGCGCTCGTCGCGGTTGCGCCGGACGAGCGCCACCGCGAGCAGCGCCTGTGCGACGAGGTACGTCGTCATGACCGCGACGTCCTGCCC
This genomic interval carries:
- a CDS encoding DNA gyrase/topoisomerase IV subunit A: MARRPATPDLPPEDLVEKIVDIDVASEMEGSFLEYAYSVIYSRALPDARDGLKPVQRRILFQMADMGLRPDRPYVKSARVVGEVMGKLHPHGDAPIYDAMVRLAQSFALRLPLVDGHGNFGSLDDGPAAPRYTEARLAPSATAMTTGLDEDVVDFVPNYDNKLTQPEVLPAAIPNLLVNGAAGIAVGMATNMAPHNLVEVVAAARHLVLHPEATLDELMRFVPGPDLPTGGKIVGLDGVRDAYRTGRGAFKTRATAVVENVTPRRKGIVITELPYMVGPEKVIEKIKEGVQSKKLSGISDAVDLTDRQHGLRLVIEVKTGFHPEAVLEQLYRYTPLEDSFSINNVALVDGQPRTLGLRELLQVWVDHRVAVVRRRSQHRLTKRQERLHLVEGLLVAILDIDEVIQVIRTSDDAESARTRLQTVFDLSELQAEYILELRLRRLTKFSRLELEREKEQLLAEIAELEAILADDRRLRTLVSDEMAEVAATYGTPRRTILLESAGGSSVTGAPAARASATPLEIEDSPCWALLSGTGLLARTADGDAPRRTADARRAKHDVLASAVATTARADIGAVTSRGRMVRLSVLDLPALPPTDGPPSLSGGVPLGEVVSLQPGERVVALASLADDAPTLALATAQGTVKRVAPGDAPGNRDEWVVIALRDDDSVVGAVAVADDDELVLVSSDSSLLHFPASAVRPQGRAAGGMAGIKLAAGQRVVAFAAVRPDAVADAVVVTVSGSSSALPGTQAGNAKVSPFETYPGKGRATGGVRSHRFLKGEDTLLLAWVGAGPAWAAGSGGQPIDLPTPDPRRDGSGTPLAAPVHTVG